In Musa acuminata AAA Group cultivar baxijiao chromosome BXJ2-10, Cavendish_Baxijiao_AAA, whole genome shotgun sequence, a genomic segment contains:
- the LOC135624378 gene encoding putative serine/threonine-protein kinase-like protein CCR3, giving the protein MRPSLAVALAVAATLSVFLLPAHGTGSTSTLAIAHGSPSIVCGVLAGVSPRSIQCARADATGALSFPLFPNVSFASVSGGHGSLCGLRADGTAFFCWDAATLTQKRVYNDSTALEELAVGDVQIAGVDRNRTFVHWWRADSAFPDKLTGSYRSLTSGRGFTCAIGTNGSVSCWGPRSGEISVAFVNSNMSTIVAGDSHACGISTAGRLICGGNNEAGQSTPPSDSAFEFGILALGSSHTCAVRRYNGTVVCWGGGAGGEYTPANTTAFVFIVAGGNLTCGLTVVNFTVLCWGTNRSDAAVPALPLPRVLPGICTSNESSCDCGPFPDSETLCSGSGVICRRCDDRLERTSPPPPSPSPPPSTVSSKRTNKGWLAFAIVGSVGAFAGVCSIVYCAWFGVCRHKKIHNSVQPTITAAGNGASHAGHSSATGAGSIIPSPTTSPSGSRSRTFWRQGSRVMRRQRSGPSSFKDRAEEFSFSELAATTKNFSLETKIGAGSFGTVYKGKLPDGREVAIKRSESGPRTKKFQEKESAFQSELAFLSRLHHKHLVGLVGYCEEREERLLVYEYMKNGALYDHLHPKNGDQTSVLNSWKMRIKVLLDAARGIEYLHSYAVPPIIHRDIKSSNILLDGNWIARVSDFGLSLMGPESGDGHLSMKAAGTVGYMDPEYYGLHHLTVKSDVYGLGVVMLEVLTGRRAIFKDEEGGNPTSVVDYAVPCIVAGEASKVLDARVGQPGPHEAEAVELVAYTAVHCVNLEGRNRPNMTDIVANLESALALCEGSHGSISSGSAD; this is encoded by the coding sequence ATGAGGCCTTCCCTCGCCGTCGCGTTGGCGGTGGCCGCGACCCTGTCTGTCTTCCTCCTACCTGCTCACGGCACCGGCTCCACCTCCACCCTCGCCATCGCCCACGGCTCCCCTTCTATCGTCTGCGGCGTCCTCGCCGGCGTCTCCCCTCGTAGCATCCAGTGCGCCCGCGCCGACGCCACAGGTGCTCTGTCCTTCCCCCTTTTCCCCAACGTCTCCTTTGCCTCCGTCTCTGGTGGCCACGGCTCCCTCTGCGGCCTGAGGGCCGACGGCACCGCTTTCTTCTGCTGGGACGCGGCCACACTCACCCAGAAGCGCGTCTACAACGACTCCACCGCCCTCGAGGAGCTCGCTGTCGGCGATGTCCAAATCGCCGGCGTCGACCGCAACCGGACGTTCGTTCATTGGTGGCGCGCTGACAGCGCCTTCCCTGACAAATTGACCGGCTCCTACCGTTCCCTCACCTCCGGTCGGGGCTTTACCTGCGCCATCGGCACTAATGGTTCCGTCAGCTGCTGGGGGCCGCGCAGCGGTGAGATCTCGGTCGCCTTCGTCAACTCCAACATGTCGACCATCGTTGCGGGAGACTCCCACGCCTGCGGCATCAGCACCGCCGGCCGGCTTATCTGCGGCGGCAACAACGAAGCAGGCCAATCGACCCCGCCCTCGGACTCAGCGTTCGAGTTCGGCATCCTCGCGCTGGGTTCAAGCCACACCTGCGCCGTCAGGCGATACAACGGCACGGTTGTCTGCTGGGGCGGGGGCGCCGGCGGCGAATACACGCCGGCGAACACCACCGCCTTCGTGTTCATCGTCGCCGGCGGCAATCTCACCTGCGGCCTAACGGTGGTCAACTTTACTGTGCTTTGCTGGGGGACGAACAGGAGCGACGCGGCAGTACCTGCGCTTCCGTTGCCGAGAGTGCTTCCTGGAATTTGCACTTCCAACGAAAGCTCTTGCGATTGCGGACCTTTCCCCGACTCGGAGACGCTATGTTCGGGTTCTGGAGTCATATGCAGGCGATGTGACGATCGACTCGAGCGAACAAGCCCACCTCCGCCATCACCATCGCCGCCGCCGTCTACCGTTTCGTCGAAGAGGACTAACAAGGGATGGTTGGCATTCGCAATCGTTGGGTCAGTCGGCGCATTTGCCGGTGTCTGCTCCATAGTCTACTGCGCATGGTTTGGGGTTTGTAGGCACAAGAAGATCCACAATTCAGTTCAGCCGACTATTACCGCTGCTGGAAATGGAGCATCCCATGCGGGGCATTCGTCCGCAACCGGTGCCGGATCGATCATCCCGAGCCCAACCACGTCCCCGTCCGGGTCGCGGTCCCGAACTTTTTGGCGCCAGGGCTCACGGGTCATGAGGCGGCAGAGGAGTGGCCCGTCTTCGTTCAAGGACCGGGCGGAGGAGTTCAGCTTCTCGGAGCTCGCCGCCACCACCAAAAACTTCTCCTTGGAGACCAAAATTGGGGCCGGCAGCTTTGGGACGGTGTACAAGGGGAAACTGCCCGATGGACGGGAGGTGGCAATCAAGAGAAGTGAATCAGGGCCGAGGACGAAGAAGTTCCAGGAAAAGGAGAGCGCTTTCCAGTCGGAACTCGCGTTCCTCTCTCGGCTCCACCACAAACACTTGGTGGGCTTGGTCGGCTACTGcgaggagagggaggagaggctcttgGTCTACGAGTACATGAAGAATGGAGCTCTGTATGACCATCTCCACCCAAAGAATGGCGATCAGACCAGTGTGTTGAATTCTTGGAAGATGAGGATCAAGGTGCTGCTGGATGCGGCGAGAGGGATTGAATATCTCCACAGCTATGCCGTGCCTCCGATCATCCACCGCGACATCAAGTCCTCCAACATACTGCTCGATGGCAACTGGATCGCCCGGGTGTCAGACTTCGGGCTGTCGCTCATGGGACCAGAATCCGGCGATGGACATTTGTCGATGAAGGCGGCAGGCACTGTTGGGTATATGGACCCCGAGTACTACGGATTGCACCACTTGACCGTCAAGAGCGATGTTTACGGCCTGGGAGTGGTGATGCTTGAGGTGCTCACTGGGAGAAGAGCCATCTTCAAGGACGAGGAGGGTGGGAACCCGACCAGTGTCGTCGACTATGCTGTGCCCTGCATTGTGGCAGGGGAGGCCAGCAAGGTGCTCGACGCAAGAGTGGGGCAGCCGGGACCGCATGAAGCTGAGGCGGTGGAGCTCGTTGCCTACACTGCTGTGCACTGCGTTAATCTTGAGGGCAGGAATCGGCCGAATATGACCGACATTGTTGCCAACCTCGAGAGCGCCCTTGCTCTCTGCGAGGGAAGCCATGGAAGCATCTCCAGTGGTTCAGCAGATTGA
- the LOC135624379 gene encoding uncharacterized protein LOC135624379 produces the protein MTGLAQTELCSPGSAATTKTTKSVQLWRTLVSWVAVLFHVLLQIPRRTPSWAQLVSFVGIRQNLLFSPSSASPDYKPLAVDPPTDAPPPNQFAGPEPLKKLTIVLDLDETLVCAYETSSLPSTVHTQAIEAGLKCFDLECISSEKDADGRQKVNHVTVFERPGLQEFLKHSSEFADLVLFTAGLEGYASPVIDRIDVDNKLTHRLYRPATVITEHREHVKDLSCVSKDLSRIVIVDNNPFSFLLQPLNGIPCVPFSASQPCDDQLMGVILPLLKHLSLQKDVRTVLYDKFHMPEWFKQQGIPTISSTS, from the exons ATGACCGGGCTGGCCCAGACGGAGTTGTGCTCTCCCGGGTCCGCCGCTACGACCAAGACGACGAAGAGCGTCCAGTTGTGGCGGACGCTGGTGAGTTGGGTAGCGGTCTTGTTTCATGTCCTGCTCCAGATCCCACGGAGGACCCCCTCGTGGGCGCAGCTCGTCTCCTTTGTCGGCATCCGCCAAAACCTCCTTTTCTCCCCTTCCTCCGCCTCTCCGGACTACAAGCCTCTAGCCGTTGATCCCCCCACCGACGCCCCGCCGCCTAATCAGTTCGCTGGGCCGGAGCCCCTGAAGAAGCTCACG ATTGTTCTCGACTTGGATGAAACTTTAGTTTGTGCATATGAGACATCTAGCCTTCCGTCTACAGTGCATACCCAAGCAATTGAAGCTGGTCTAAAGTGCTTTGACCTTGAATGTATATCTTCAGAAAAG GATGCTGATGGAAGGCAAAAGGTGAACCATGTCACAGTTTTTGAGCGCCCTGGTTTGCAGGAGTTTCTAAAACACAGCAGTGAATTTGCAGATCTTGTTCTTTTCACTGCTGGTCTTGAAG GTTATGCAAGTCCAGTTATTGATAGAATAGATGTTGACAATAAATTAACTCATCGCCTATATCGGCCTGCAACTGTGATCAC GGAACACCGGGAACATGTCAAAGATCTTTCTTGTGTATCGAAAGATCTCTCCCGCATAGTCATTGTTGACAACAATCCATTCAGTTTCTTGCTGCAACCATTAAATGGAATACCTTGCGTTCCATTTTCCGCTTCACAGCCATGCGATGACCAG CTTATGGGAGTCATTCTTCCTCTTTTAAAGCACCTTTCTCTCCAGAAGGATGTAAGGACTGTACTATATGATAAATTCCACATGCCGGAGTGGTTTAAACAGCAAGGAATTCCCACCATAAGCTCAACTTCTTGA